From Cheilinus undulatus linkage group 17, ASM1832078v1, whole genome shotgun sequence, one genomic window encodes:
- the s100z gene encoding protein S100-Z codes for MPSQLEGAMDALITVFYNYSGNDGDKYKLNKGELKELLNSELTDFLTSQKDPMLVEKIMNDLDSNKDNEVDFNEFVVLVAALTVACNDFFQEQKKKTK; via the exons ATGCCAAGCCAACTTGAGGGTGCGATGGATGCACTGATTACAGTTTTCTACAACTACTCAGGGAACGATGGAGACAAATACAAGCTGAACAAGGGCGAGTTAAAGGAACTGTTGAACAGCGAGCTCACTGACTTCCTCACG tctcAGAAGGATCCAATGCTGGTGGAGAAAATCATGAACGACTTGGACTCGAACAAAGACAACGAGGTGGATTTTAATGAGTTTGTTGTATTGGTGGCTGCCCTGACTGTCGCCTGCAACGACTTCTTTcaggagcagaagaagaaaaccaAGTAG